One Indicator indicator isolate 239-I01 chromosome 9, UM_Iind_1.1, whole genome shotgun sequence genomic window carries:
- the BTBD3 gene encoding BTB/POZ domain-containing protein 3, translating to MVDEKGKNMKCLTFFLMLPETVKNRSKKNSKKGNSSSSSSSKLPPVCYEIITLKTKKKKKMAADIFPRKKPANTNTTAVQQYHQQNLNNNNTIPAPNWQGLYPTIRERNAVMFNNDLMADVHFVVGPPGGTQRLPGHKYVLAVGSSVFHAMFYGELAEDKDEIRIPDVEPAAFLAMLKYIYCDEIDLAADTVLATLYAAKKYIVPHLARACVNFLETSLSAKNACVLLSQSCLFEEPDLTQRCWEVIDAQAELALKSEGFCDIDFQTLESILRRETLNAKEIVVFEAALNWAEVECQRQELTATIENKRKVLGKALYLIRIPTMALDDFANGAAQSGILTLNETNDIFLWYTAAKKPELQFVSKPRKGLVPQRCHRFQSCAYRSNQWRYRGRCDSIQFAVDKRVFIAGFGLYGSSCGSAEYSAKIELKRQGVILGQNLSKYFSDGSSNTFPVWFEYPVQIEPDTFYTASVILDGNELSYFGQEGMTEVQCGKVTVQFQCSSDSTNGTGVQGGQIPELIFYA from the exons ATGGtagatgagaaaggaaagaacatGAAATGTCTCACCTTCTTCTTGATGCTTCCAGAGACGGTCAAGAATAGGTCCAAGAAGAACTCTAAGAAGGGaaatagcagcagcagtagcagcagcaaatTGCCTCCAGTTTGCTATGAAATCATTACCTTGAAGaccaaaaagaagaagaagatggcTGCTGATATTTTTCCCCGAAAGAAACCAGCTAATACTAATACAACTGCTGTCCAGCAGTACCACCAGCAAAATCTCAATAACAACAACACTATTCCAGCACCTAATTGGCAAGGACTTTATCCAACCATCAGAGAGAG AAATGCAGTGATGTTCAACAATGACTTGATGGCAGATGTTCATTTTGTGGTCGGGCCACCAGGTGGGACCCAGCGGCTGCCAGGACACAAA tACGTCCTGGCTGTTGGGAGCTCTGTGTTCCATGCGATGTTCTACGGAGAGCTTGCTGAGGACAAAGATGAAATCCGTATACCAGATGTTgagcctgctgcttttcttgcaATGCTGAA ATACATATATTGTGATGAAATTGATTTGGCTGCAGATACTGTACTGGCAACGCTTTATGCTGCCAAGAAGTATATTGTCCCTCATCTTGCCCGTGCCTGCGTCAACTTTCTAGAGACAAGTCTAAGTGCAAAGAATGCCTGCGTGCTGCTTTCCCAGAGCTGCTTATTCGAGGAACCTGACCTGACCCAGCGCTGTTGGGAAGTGATTGAtgcccaggctgagctggcttTGAAGTCTGAGGGCTTCTGTGACATTGATTTTCAGACGCTTGAAAGCATTCTCCGAAGGGAGACTCTGAATGCCAAAGAAATTGTTGTGTTTGAAGCAGCTCTAAACTGGGCTGAAGTGGAGTGTCAGCGACAAGAGCTAACGGCCACCATCGAGAACAAGCGCAAGGTCCTGGGGAAGGCTCTCTACTTGATACGCATCCCTACTATGGCGCTCGATGACTTCGCCAACGGCGCTGCTCAGTCCGGGATTCTGACTCTCAACGAAACCAATGATATCTTCCTCTGGTACACGGCTGCCAAAAAGCCAGAGCTGCAGTTTGTAAGCAAGCCCCGGAAGGGCCTCGTTCCTCAGCGGTGCCACCGCTTCCAGTCCTGTGCTTACCGCAGCAACCAGTGGCGCTACAGGGGCCGGTGTGACAGCATCCAGTTTGCTGTTGATAAGAGAGTCTTTATTGCTGGCTTTGGGCTGTATGGTTCCAGCTGTGGATCAGCAGAGTACAGTGCCAAGATTGAACTCAAACGACAAGGAGTTATCCTAGGCCAGAACTTGAGTAAATACTTCTCAGATGGTTCTAGTAACACTTTTCCTGTGTGGTTTGAATACCCAGTGCAGATTGAGCCTGACACCTTTTACACAGCTAGTGTGATTCTGGATGGTAATGAGCTCAGCTATTTTGGACAAGAAGGAATGACAGAAGTTCAGTGTGGGAAGGTGACTGTTCAGTTTCAGTGCTCTTCAGACAGTACAAATGGCACTGGGGTACAGGGAGGGCAAATTCCCGAACTCATATTTTATGCTTGA